In one Candidatus Poribacteria bacterium genomic region, the following are encoded:
- a CDS encoding nucleotidyltransferase family protein, which yields MTQTTSTAISGILLAAGLSTRMGEPKQLLPFGESTIVETVVDSMLGAKFDEVIVVVGHCAAQMQEQLGERPVKIVFNSDYHEGMLTSAQAGIQALKGSDAFALMLVDQPFITSALIDGVIDAYVQTRKGIALPSYNYKRGHPVIFHRRYADDILALGAESGGVRRLFKRYGDDIHYVPVDTDRVLRDIDYREDYERALQEDKKSIESSA from the coding sequence ATGACGCAGACGACATCTACTGCTATATCAGGAATCCTTCTCGCAGCAGGACTCTCTACTCGGATGGGGGAACCGAAGCAGCTACTCCCATTTGGCGAAAGCACTATTGTTGAGACCGTGGTGGACAGTATGCTTGGTGCCAAATTTGATGAGGTTATCGTTGTTGTCGGACATTGTGCAGCGCAGATGCAAGAACAATTGGGAGAGCGTCCCGTCAAGATCGTTTTTAATTCTGACTATCACGAGGGTATGCTGACCTCCGCGCAGGCGGGTATACAGGCACTGAAAGGAAGTGATGCGTTTGCGCTCATGCTGGTTGACCAACCGTTTATCACTTCTGCGTTAATCGATGGAGTCATTGACGCCTACGTCCAAACGCGCAAGGGAATTGCCTTACCGAGTTATAATTACAAACGCGGGCATCCAGTGATTTTCCACCGGCGATATGCCGACGATATTCTTGCCTTAGGCGCGGAGAGCGGCGGCGTGCGAAGGCTCTTCAAAAGGTATGGCGACGATATTCACTACGTTCCAGTCGATACCGATCGAGTCCTCCGCGATATAGATTATCGCGAAGATTATGAACGCGCCCTACAGGAAGATAAAAAGTCCATAGAATCCAGTGCGTAG
- the pstC gene encoding phosphate ABC transporter permease subunit PstC, with protein MNILRKKSAANLPFSETAIELFIRLCGISSILFVFGIFFFVFREGAGFLFGGLDLGQFLTSVEWQPTSLNNKRYGAFALIVGTFSVTLLAMCIAVPFGLGAAIFVSEFCSPKLRETFKIIIELLAAIPSVVWGFIGLTLMNQLIITVFKAPIGLTMLNGSIMLALMSVPIIVSIAEDALKAVPDSYREAAEALGATRWQVVYRVLLPAAKNGLLAAVLLGAARSIGETMAVLMATGHSVNIPSGPLSWIRTLTATIAAELGEVARGDEHYQVLFIIGILLFTITFVVNLIADLVIKGIRQDF; from the coding sequence ATGAACATCCTACGCAAAAAAAGCGCGGCAAATCTACCATTTTCCGAGACAGCGATTGAATTATTTATCCGTCTGTGTGGTATCAGTTCCATTCTCTTTGTATTCGGTATCTTCTTTTTTGTCTTTCGGGAGGGTGCCGGTTTCCTTTTCGGGGGTTTAGATTTAGGGCAATTTCTGACGAGTGTAGAGTGGCAACCGACCTCATTGAACAATAAAAGATATGGGGCATTTGCGCTGATCGTTGGCACTTTCAGCGTCACCCTTTTAGCCATGTGTATCGCTGTTCCGTTTGGGCTTGGGGCGGCAATCTTTGTATCGGAGTTCTGTAGTCCAAAACTGAGAGAAACATTTAAGATCATCATCGAACTGCTCGCGGCTATCCCGTCCGTTGTGTGGGGGTTCATCGGATTGACCCTGATGAATCAATTGATTATCACAGTGTTCAAAGCCCCTATTGGGTTAACAATGCTCAACGGCAGTATCATGCTGGCATTGATGAGTGTGCCGATTATCGTTTCTATCGCGGAAGATGCCTTAAAAGCTGTCCCGGATTCCTATCGTGAAGCGGCGGAGGCACTCGGTGCGACTCGATGGCAAGTGGTGTATCGTGTGCTTTTACCCGCTGCCAAAAACGGACTCCTCGCAGCCGTGCTCCTCGGTGCCGCACGCTCTATCGGTGAAACGATGGCTGTGCTTATGGCGACGGGACACTCTGTTAACATTCCATCGGGGCCTCTCTCTTGGATTCGCACGCTCACGGCGACAATCGCGGCTGAGTTGGGTGAAGTCGCAAGAGGCGATGAACACTATCAAGTCCTCTTTATCATCGGTATCTTGTTGTTTACGATTACCTTTGTGGTGAACCTCATCGCCGATTTAGTAATTAAAGGCATCCGTCAGGATTTTTAA
- a CDS encoding acylphosphatase, translating into MQLFVIITGRVQGVGFRNFTQLNAKQLGINGYAKNLPNGTVEVVAEGDKAQLDALIALLKKGPRYARVDSLEIDERPFTGEYQTFGIRY; encoded by the coding sequence ATGCAACTGTTTGTGATAATTACGGGAAGGGTCCAAGGGGTCGGATTCCGCAATTTCACACAACTTAACGCCAAGCAGCTCGGTATCAACGGCTATGCCAAGAATCTACCCAACGGCACTGTCGAAGTCGTCGCCGAGGGGGATAAGGCACAGCTCGATGCGTTAATCGCTTTGCTAAAGAAGGGACCGCGCTACGCCAGGGTTGATTCGCTTGAGATTGATGAACGTCCCTTCACTGGGGAATATCAAACTTTCGGCATTCGGTATTGA
- a CDS encoding tetratricopeptide repeat protein, with amino-acid sequence MDNTKNPIENPTSAEAYVNRGNKFYNQGDYQVAISDYDEAIRLNPEYAKAYNNRGAAKGELGHLESAISDYDEAIRINPEYTLARTNRENAQKALREREKET; translated from the coding sequence ATGGATAACACTAAAAATCCAATTGAAAACCCTACGTCCGCAGAAGCCTACGTCAATAGGGGTAATAAGTTCTACAATCAAGGCGATTATCAGGTTGCCATTTCCGATTATGACGAGGCGATCCGGCTCAACCCTGAATATGCGAAAGCCTACAACAATAGGGGTGCTGCAAAAGGCGAACTGGGACACCTTGAATCTGCTATCTCTGATTATGACGAGGCGATCCGTATAAACCCCGAATATACGTTAGCTCGCACCAACCGAGAAAACGCCCAAAAAGCACTTAGAGAACGTGAGAAGGAAACTTAG
- a CDS encoding nucleoside hydrolase yields the protein MQRILIDTDPGVDDALAILLALLSPELHVEALTTVCGNVLVRQGTENLLKILEVLDLAESPLIAQGEAQPLVKSLVTAAHVHGDDGLGNISQLRNADGHPLYPPAETRISPTSGVDLILEMVTRYPDELTLAALGPLTNIAQAIRKDTAKMQRLQKIVVMGGVFEEYGNVTTTAEFNIFVDPHAAQEVFQSNIPIDIAPLDATHQVVLTGERLHAELDERSDRIARFLKDATHACMEFYRQHVGFWGFHIHDALPIGMLTHPEYFESVAAHVQVETEGVLTNGVTVSDLRPERQSPHPNAQVCIKVAAEAFLDHFFKRLRKA from the coding sequence ATGCAACGCATCCTTATAGACACGGATCCGGGGGTAGACGATGCCCTCGCGATTCTTCTGGCACTGCTTTCGCCTGAATTGCACGTAGAGGCACTCACAACCGTCTGCGGGAACGTCCTTGTGAGACAAGGGACAGAGAATCTGCTGAAAATTCTTGAGGTGCTGGATTTGGCGGAATCCCCACTGATCGCTCAAGGCGAAGCACAACCGCTGGTCAAGTCTCTCGTGACAGCGGCGCATGTGCACGGTGATGACGGTTTAGGGAATATTAGTCAACTCCGAAATGCCGATGGGCATCCGCTGTACCCACCCGCTGAGACACGTATCTCACCCACTTCAGGGGTTGATCTCATCCTTGAGATGGTAACACGCTATCCAGATGAACTCACGCTCGCCGCCCTCGGTCCGCTGACAAACATCGCCCAAGCAATTCGCAAAGATACAGCGAAGATGCAACGCCTGCAAAAAATTGTTGTGATGGGGGGTGTCTTTGAGGAATATGGGAACGTTACAACGACTGCTGAATTTAATATCTTTGTCGATCCGCATGCAGCTCAGGAAGTTTTCCAGTCCAATATTCCTATTGATATTGCGCCGCTCGATGCGACGCATCAAGTCGTTTTAACGGGTGAACGCTTGCACGCTGAACTCGATGAACGCTCTGACAGAATTGCCCGATTTCTCAAGGATGCGACACACGCCTGTATGGAATTTTACCGTCAACACGTTGGGTTCTGGGGGTTTCATATCCACGATGCGCTCCCGATCGGTATGCTGACGCATCCAGAATATTTTGAAAGCGTTGCGGCTCACGTACAGGTTGAAACCGAGGGTGTTTTAACAAACGGCGTGACAGTGTCTGATCTGCGTCCTGAACGTCAATCTCCGCATCCAAATGCACAGGTCTGCATTAAGGTGGCAGCCGAGGCGTTTCTGGATCATTTTTTCAAACGACTTCGGAAGGCTTAA
- a CDS encoding ABC transporter permease subunit yields the protein MRMSLPRRSAVSSSTRTISSAHVQWNYPNWDFRMNQRKKTQQVKIRIFRGVGYLLLVAAAFCTMIPMLWLLTSSFKTANEIFAVPIQWFPHLPPRVAASPYIVEDVYPNIEKPVGVDETSWRPLQPQLTQVIWSETQAHIAANPKFANYVPSEELQTEVIEGLWEQLIAGLPDEVWNGTTDAMAAAVREAIIPETVDTIWGSVYREVAVGALQIEDLDFNRTPIEVVSWVAETGTRIRTSDDAQTDASLSYNFQDNDTARMTATISSPIPVERIRRITLPVRGDASYHRLSLTVSVPNSGTDDSSTHNGVTYQPTRSFVLGSALWTDSVWRLNGIPGELESSHITMQKTETNLAPQATGVTGNGRQLFLQLTIHQPAYLSIVWDKFTSNYRNLWKTVPYNRYFVNSVFIATASTLLTLFFCSLGGYAFAKYQFRGQKILFGILLASMMVPFQVLLVPLFGLMYDIGWLNSYKAIIIPFSVGAFGVFLMRQFIVTIPSELLDAARIDGCSEFGIYYRVVLPIIKPALGALTIYSFLGSWNGYLWPLIILRDEVKYTLPIGLANLVGTYRQDYGMLMAGTLLSLMPIVILFLAMQREFVQGITLGSVKE from the coding sequence ATGCGGATGTCGTTGCCGAGACGCTCGGCTGTGTCTTCAAGTACCAGGACGATATCCAGCGCGCACGTTCAGTGGAATTATCCGAATTGGGATTTTAGAATGAACCAAAGAAAAAAAACGCAACAGGTTAAAATAAGAATTTTCAGAGGGGTCGGTTATCTCCTTTTGGTAGCCGCAGCGTTTTGTACGATGATACCGATGCTGTGGTTGTTGACCTCCTCTTTTAAGACTGCCAACGAAATTTTCGCTGTCCCTATTCAGTGGTTCCCGCATCTACCTCCGCGCGTCGCAGCATCGCCTTATATTGTCGAAGATGTCTATCCTAACATTGAAAAACCCGTGGGTGTGGATGAAACATCGTGGAGGCCCCTGCAACCCCAACTCACCCAAGTAATTTGGTCTGAGACACAGGCGCACATCGCGGCAAATCCGAAGTTCGCCAATTATGTTCCGTCCGAAGAATTGCAAACCGAAGTCATAGAGGGGTTATGGGAACAACTGATTGCAGGACTGCCGGACGAGGTCTGGAACGGCACAACAGATGCGATGGCTGCAGCGGTGCGAGAGGCTATTATTCCTGAGACGGTTGATACGATCTGGGGATCGGTGTATCGCGAAGTTGCGGTTGGGGCGCTCCAGATAGAGGACCTTGACTTCAATCGCACACCGATTGAAGTGGTGAGCTGGGTAGCAGAGACAGGCACGCGTATACGCACATCAGACGATGCCCAGACAGATGCCAGTCTATCCTACAATTTCCAAGACAACGACACTGCCCGTATGACGGCAACGATTTCTTCGCCTATTCCTGTTGAACGGATACGACGCATCACGCTGCCTGTGCGTGGAGATGCCTCGTATCACCGCCTCTCTTTAACCGTGTCTGTCCCGAACTCTGGAACGGATGATAGCAGCACTCACAATGGCGTTACATATCAACCGACGCGTTCTTTCGTTTTAGGGAGCGCGTTGTGGACAGATTCGGTCTGGCGATTGAACGGCATCCCCGGTGAGTTAGAGTCGTCACACATCACGATGCAGAAAACAGAAACGAACCTCGCCCCCCAAGCCACAGGGGTAACAGGAAATGGGCGTCAGTTGTTCCTGCAATTAACGATTCATCAACCCGCTTATCTCTCAATTGTATGGGATAAATTCACATCAAACTACCGGAATCTATGGAAGACGGTGCCGTATAATCGGTATTTCGTCAATAGCGTTTTCATTGCGACCGCGTCAACGTTACTCACGCTGTTTTTCTGTTCACTCGGTGGATACGCGTTTGCCAAGTATCAATTCCGCGGTCAGAAGATCCTGTTCGGCATCCTCCTCGCTTCCATGATGGTCCCGTTTCAAGTATTGCTTGTTCCGTTGTTTGGGTTGATGTATGATATTGGCTGGCTCAATAGTTACAAAGCGATTATCATCCCGTTTTCGGTCGGTGCGTTCGGTGTCTTCTTGATGCGTCAATTCATCGTCACGATTCCGTCTGAACTGCTGGATGCGGCACGGATTGATGGCTGTTCCGAGTTCGGTATCTATTACCGGGTTGTGCTGCCTATCATCAAGCCCGCGCTTGGGGCGTTGACGATCTATTCGTTTTTGGGTTCATGGAACGGGTATCTCTGGCCCCTCATCATTTTACGGGATGAAGTGAAATATACGCTACCGATCGGTTTAGCGAATCTCGTGGGCACCTATCGTCAAGATTACGGGATGTTAATGGCAGGAACGTTGTTGTCGCTCATGCCAATCGTTATCCTATTTTTAGCGATGCAACGTGAATTCGTGCAAGGAATCACTTTAGGAAGCGTTAAGGAGTGA
- a CDS encoding phosphate ABC transporter substrate-binding protein, whose translation MRIKGRICFTTPYLLIALVCCFVMNGCSPKDDTSVAKTEDTQFTIKNKGSDTMVNLAQAWAEKYTEITTTASVEVSGGGSGTGVAALINGTVDIANCSRQIKPKELELATQNTGKVPQEFIVGYDALAVYVHRDTPIDRITIIQLAEIYGENGTISKWSELGISHSDCPSDKIIRISRQSNSGTYFYFREALLGKSRDFRIGSLDLHGSKDVVEVVGRTPCAIGYSGMGYATSHVKMLEVAADSNSLYYPPNLENVLAKTYPIARPLYMYSLGEPAGEVKIYLDWILSAAGQEIVKKLGFVPLENNQK comes from the coding sequence ATGCGAATAAAGGGTCGGATCTGCTTCACGACTCCATATCTGCTCATCGCTTTGGTATGTTGCTTCGTCATGAACGGATGTTCACCGAAAGACGATACAAGCGTTGCGAAGACAGAGGACACACAATTCACCATCAAAAATAAAGGTTCAGACACGATGGTGAATCTGGCACAAGCATGGGCTGAAAAGTATACGGAGATCACCACGACTGCCTCGGTGGAGGTATCGGGTGGCGGTTCTGGAACGGGTGTCGCTGCACTTATTAATGGCACGGTAGATATTGCGAATTGCAGTCGACAGATTAAGCCAAAAGAGCTGGAACTTGCGACGCAAAATACGGGTAAAGTCCCGCAGGAATTCATCGTCGGCTACGATGCCCTCGCCGTCTATGTGCACCGAGACACACCCATTGATAGAATTACCATTATTCAACTTGCAGAAATTTATGGTGAGAACGGCACAATAAGCAAATGGAGCGAGCTCGGTATATCGCATAGCGATTGTCCGAGTGACAAAATTATCCGCATCAGCCGTCAATCTAATTCCGGCACTTATTTCTATTTTCGCGAAGCCCTTCTCGGTAAAAGTCGTGATTTTCGCATCGGTTCGTTGGATTTACACGGTTCCAAAGACGTCGTAGAAGTTGTCGGAAGGACCCCGTGTGCTATCGGTTACAGCGGCATGGGATATGCCACCTCACATGTGAAAATGTTAGAGGTCGCTGCTGACTCCAATTCGCTTTACTATCCCCCAAATCTTGAAAATGTCCTTGCCAAAACCTACCCTATCGCGCGTCCCTTATACATGTATTCCCTCGGTGAACCTGCGGGAGAAGTAAAAATATATCTCGATTGGATCTTGTCAGCAGCCGGGCAAGAAATCGTTAAGAAACTCGGCTTCGTCCCTTTAGAAAATAATCAAAAATAA
- a CDS encoding DUF481 domain-containing protein has product MKFRLTTKLSFPLRVNFRYDSEPPTGIRKHDVEIFNGLRYTF; this is encoded by the coding sequence ATGAAATTCCGACTCACAACAAAGCTATCCTTTCCGCTTCGAGTGAATTTCCGATACGACAGTGAACCTCCTACCGGTATCCGAAAACATGATGTGGAAATATTTAACGGATTGCGGTATACTTTTTAA
- a CDS encoding MoxR family ATPase: protein MFTSIENVQVACEKHAYIADRGLATTLYLAHHLKKPIFLEGEPGVGKTEVAKVLADSTGAKLIRLQCYEGLDANSALYEWNYTRQILQLRIDEARGREKEYIGTDLFSEGFLLKRPLLEAIQSDGDVPPVLLIDEVDRSDSEFEAFLLEILSDFQITIPEIGTIQAKYIPYVVLTSNRTREVHEALKRRCLYQWIDYPTVEKELAIVQTKLPQVDEHLAQQLCGMMQLWRQGDYYKKPGVAETLDWALALVALGKAQLDADVVAETLGCVFKYQDDIQRARSVELSELGF, encoded by the coding sequence ATGTTCACGTCTATTGAAAACGTTCAAGTTGCCTGTGAAAAACATGCGTATATCGCCGACAGAGGTTTAGCGACAACGCTCTATCTCGCGCATCATCTCAAGAAACCCATCTTTCTTGAAGGCGAACCCGGTGTGGGCAAGACTGAAGTCGCGAAGGTCCTCGCGGATTCAACGGGCGCGAAACTCATCCGATTGCAATGTTATGAAGGCTTGGATGCCAACAGTGCCTTGTATGAATGGAACTACACACGCCAGATTTTGCAACTTCGCATTGATGAAGCCCGCGGACGAGAGAAAGAATACATCGGCACCGACCTGTTTAGTGAAGGGTTTCTATTGAAACGTCCGTTGTTGGAGGCTATCCAGAGCGATGGTGATGTCCCACCTGTGTTACTCATCGACGAGGTAGACCGGAGCGACAGTGAATTTGAGGCGTTTCTATTGGAGATCTTGTCCGACTTCCAGATTACCATCCCCGAAATTGGGACGATTCAAGCGAAATATATCCCTTACGTAGTGCTGACTTCAAACCGGACGCGAGAGGTCCATGAAGCACTCAAACGCCGCTGTCTCTACCAGTGGATCGATTATCCCACTGTGGAGAAGGAGTTAGCGATCGTGCAGACGAAGTTACCACAGGTTGATGAACACCTTGCACAGCAGTTGTGTGGGATGATGCAACTCTGGCGACAAGGCGATTACTATAAGAAACCGGGTGTTGCGGAGACCTTGGATTGGGCGTTGGCACTCGTGGCACTGGGTAAAGCACAACTCGATGCGGATGTCGTTGCCGAGACGCTCGGCTGTGTCTTCAAGTACCAGGACGATATCCAGCGCGCACGTTCAGTGGAATTATCCGAATTGGGATTTTAG
- a CDS encoding Rieske (2Fe-2S) protein, producing the protein MSDYITVTKTSAIREGRGKAFTVNGRRVAIFNEGGEFCAVDNTCPHAMGSLGRGRIRNGIAVCPVHGYAYDTKTGECQTDPRLRIRTYPVVVEDEEIKVEV; encoded by the coding sequence ATGTCAGATTATATAACGGTTACAAAAACGTCAGCGATCCGAGAAGGACGCGGCAAAGCGTTCACCGTCAACGGCAGACGGGTCGCCATTTTCAACGAAGGTGGCGAATTCTGTGCTGTGGACAACACCTGCCCGCATGCCATGGGTTCCCTCGGCAGAGGTAGAATCCGAAACGGTATCGCTGTGTGTCCGGTCCACGGTTATGCCTATGATACCAAAACCGGCGAATGCCAAACCGACCCACGCCTCCGCATCAGGACCTATCCGGTAGTTGTCGAAGACGAAGAGATCAAAGTCGAGGTATAG
- a CDS encoding carboxypeptidase M32, whose protein sequence is MQSKFQQLKTHLLEANDIASAAGLLYWDQTTYMPPGGAPARGRQSATLRRLAHEKLTDPEIGRLLDTLEPYEKSLAYDSDEASLLRVTRRNYERATKIPAEFMAEVTSHTSESYQVWTEARPANDFERVRPYLEKTLDYSRQAADFFPGYEHIADPSIESSDYGMKATDVSRVFAELRQELVPIAAAITSQALADDSCLHQHFPEEKQLAFGLEVSQRFGYDLNRGRQDKTHHPFMTKFSLGDVRITTRSKENFLGDALFSTLHETGHALYEQGIRMDLEGTPLAGGTSSGVHESQSRLWENIVGRSRGFWQHFYPRLQSVFPEQLGAVPLDTFHRAINKVERSLIRTNADEVTYNLHVMLRFDFELALLEGNLEIRDLPAAWRERFEADFGIVPPDDKDGVLQDVHWYYGLIGGSFQGYTLGNILGAQFFSAARQAHPDIPSEIEKGQFTTLHDWLKENLYQHGSKYTAPEIIQGATGGPLSIKPYIAYLRTKYGELYDLGN, encoded by the coding sequence ATGCAGTCCAAATTCCAACAACTCAAAACCCATCTGCTTGAGGCGAATGATATCGCCTCCGCTGCCGGACTCCTCTACTGGGATCAAACCACGTATATGCCCCCCGGGGGTGCCCCGGCTCGGGGACGACAAAGTGCGACACTTCGCCGATTGGCACACGAAAAGTTGACCGACCCTGAAATAGGACGGTTACTCGACACCCTCGAACCGTATGAAAAAAGCCTCGCTTACGATTCCGATGAAGCCAGTCTGCTCCGTGTTACGCGGAGAAACTACGAACGTGCGACGAAAATACCCGCTGAATTCATGGCAGAGGTGACCAGCCATACATCCGAATCTTATCAGGTCTGGACGGAAGCACGTCCCGCGAATGACTTTGAACGGGTCCGTCCCTATCTGGAGAAAACACTCGACTATAGCCGACAGGCGGCTGATTTCTTTCCAGGGTATGAACACATCGCCGATCCATCCATTGAATCCAGCGATTACGGGATGAAGGCGACCGATGTCAGTCGTGTCTTTGCGGAGTTACGTCAAGAACTCGTGCCGATTGCCGCTGCGATTACATCGCAAGCACTCGCCGACGATTCGTGTTTGCACCAACATTTTCCCGAGGAGAAACAACTCGCGTTTGGCTTAGAGGTCTCCCAGAGGTTCGGTTACGATTTAAATCGTGGCAGGCAAGATAAGACGCACCACCCATTTATGACGAAGTTCTCACTCGGTGATGTAAGGATCACGACCCGTTCAAAAGAGAATTTCCTTGGCGATGCCCTCTTCAGCACCCTACACGAAACCGGGCATGCCCTCTATGAACAGGGGATTCGCATGGACTTGGAAGGCACACCGCTCGCAGGTGGCACTTCATCGGGCGTGCATGAGAGTCAGTCGAGGCTCTGGGAAAATATTGTGGGACGGAGCCGAGGGTTTTGGCAACACTTCTATCCCCGACTTCAAAGCGTTTTTCCCGAACAATTGGGTGCTGTCCCCTTAGATACGTTTCATCGTGCGATTAACAAAGTGGAACGTTCCCTCATTCGCACGAATGCAGACGAAGTTACCTATAACCTCCATGTCATGTTGCGTTTCGATTTCGAGCTGGCACTCTTGGAAGGCAATTTGGAGATTCGAGATTTGCCGGCGGCATGGCGTGAACGGTTTGAAGCCGATTTCGGTATCGTCCCGCCTGATGATAAAGACGGTGTTTTGCAGGATGTCCACTGGTATTATGGGTTGATTGGAGGTTCATTTCAAGGCTATACGTTGGGCAATATTTTGGGAGCGCAATTCTTCTCGGCGGCACGCCAAGCGCACCCTGATATTCCTTCTGAAATCGAGAAGGGTCAGTTCACCACACTCCACGATTGGTTGAAGGAGAATCTTTACCAGCACGGATCGAAATACACGGCACCGGAAATTATCCAAGGCGCAACCGGCGGTCCGCTCTCCATTAAACCTTATATAGCCTACCTCCGAACGAAATACGGTGAATTATACGACTTAGGGAATTAG
- a CDS encoding ion transporter, with protein MNKEKLRAIIEGNIVSGIIQFLILASAVVFVLESDSEDPHAPHFILLDSVFFGLFSIEYILRVYMEPRKRDFIFSFYGIIDLLAILPSLFLLPGFRVLRILRFLRIFRIFKATRFILAVDRLTEALNEIRRELLALVILSLMLVYLAACGIHYFEREKQPEEFGTILDSMWWAIVTLTTVGYGDVYPITPGGKIFTALVTLVGVGLIAIPSGLLASVLTEARVERKIEEESEENVKNASTEGSDATHANKYP; from the coding sequence ATGAACAAAGAGAAATTACGAGCGATCATTGAAGGAAACATTGTCAGCGGAATAATCCAGTTCCTGATTCTCGCTTCCGCTGTCGTCTTTGTGCTTGAATCTGATAGTGAGGACCCCCATGCCCCTCACTTCATTTTGTTGGACTCGGTATTTTTTGGTCTATTTTCGATCGAATATATCCTACGCGTCTATATGGAACCCAGAAAGCGGGATTTCATTTTCAGTTTCTATGGCATCATAGACCTACTCGCGATTCTACCATCTCTGTTCCTTTTGCCGGGCTTCCGTGTACTTAGAATACTACGGTTTCTACGAATTTTCAGGATCTTCAAAGCGACCCGATTTATTTTAGCGGTAGACCGACTCACCGAGGCATTGAATGAAATCCGACGGGAACTTTTGGCACTGGTCATCCTGTCATTAATGTTAGTCTATCTCGCTGCGTGTGGTATCCATTATTTTGAAAGAGAAAAGCAACCCGAAGAATTCGGAACCATTCTTGATTCCATGTGGTGGGCTATTGTAACACTCACAACAGTCGGTTACGGAGATGTCTATCCGATAACACCGGGTGGCAAAATTTTCACTGCCCTTGTCACTCTTGTTGGCGTGGGATTAATCGCCATCCCGTCTGGACTCTTAGCCTCAGTTTTAACGGAAGCACGGGTGGAACGGAAAATAGAGGAAGAAAGTGAAGAAAACGTGAAAAACGCATCCACGGAAGGCAGTGACGCAACACATGCAAACAAATACCCCTAA
- the pstA gene encoding phosphate ABC transporter permease PstA: MFIETEISKHKRWTENVMRIFFLVMTSLMILPLLLIVGYLIYKALPVLSPEFLFTNPKDNMRAGGLWAPFLGTIYLVVVSLLVSAPIGVFAAVYLNEYARESWFTRITNLAVVNLAGVPSIVHALFGVGAFVLFAGLGESILAASLTLAIMTLPVIIASTTEALKAVPMSFREACWNLGATRWQTIRRIVIPNSISGILTGVILQVSRAAGETAPIMFTGAVFYKAIAEGNLFAYNIMEQCMALSLHLFTISTQVPDVTEGIPYGTAVVLVGSVLLVNAAAIVLRVYLRTRKKW, from the coding sequence ATGTTTATAGAAACAGAAATCAGCAAACACAAGCGGTGGACAGAGAATGTGATGCGAATCTTCTTTCTTGTGATGACAAGTCTGATGATTCTTCCATTACTTCTCATCGTCGGTTATCTTATTTACAAAGCATTACCGGTCCTCTCACCGGAGTTCCTATTCACGAATCCGAAGGACAACATGCGTGCGGGGGGGCTCTGGGCTCCCTTCTTAGGGACGATCTATTTGGTGGTCGTCTCCTTATTGGTATCGGCACCGATTGGCGTATTCGCTGCAGTATACCTCAATGAGTATGCCCGTGAGAGTTGGTTCACACGTATCACGAATTTAGCGGTTGTGAACCTTGCGGGTGTCCCGAGTATCGTCCATGCGTTGTTCGGGGTTGGTGCCTTCGTGCTTTTCGCGGGTTTAGGAGAATCCATTTTAGCAGCGTCCCTCACGTTAGCCATCATGACGCTCCCGGTCATCATCGCCAGCACGACGGAAGCCCTCAAAGCCGTCCCGATGTCGTTTCGAGAGGCGTGCTGGAACCTTGGGGCGACGCGCTGGCAAACGATTCGCCGTATCGTTATCCCTAACTCCATCAGCGGCATTTTGACGGGTGTTATCTTACAGGTATCGCGAGCAGCAGGTGAAACTGCACCCATTATGTTCACGGGTGCAGTTTTTTATAAAGCTATTGCGGAAGGAAACCTTTTCGCCTATAATATAATGGAACAGTGTATGGCACTCTCGCTACACCTCTTTACGATTTCCACACAGGTGCCGGACGTTACGGAGGGCATTCCGTATGGGACTGCGGTTGTCCTTGTTGGCAGTGTCTTACTCGTCAATGCAGCAGCGATTGTGCTAAGGGTGTATCTCCGAACTCGGAAAAAGTGGTAG